GCCACGGTATTCACTTTCGAGCCTTCGGATGCGTTCACCCTTGTTGGCAAGGTTGTGGAGCCACAAGCCGAAGTGCAATACGATCCGAACTTTGAGATGAAGCTCAAATGGTTCTCCAGGCAGGCAACTTTTCGTCAGCGGGTCAAACTCAATGCCGAAGGAACGGTAACTGTCAGGGGCAGCATTGAATTTATGGCCTGCGACGACACGCGATGCACACCACCCACCGAGCAGGATTTTCAGTTTACGCTCAACCCGGGAGGCGTTCAGGCCTCAGGTCAACCAGCCGTTGAGCAGGCCGTTGCTCCACAAGGGCCGCTGCAGCCTGTTCGCTGGGCATTCTCGGCCGAAAAAGTTGATGCCGGCATCATTGAACTAATTTTTGATACACAGATTGAAGAGCGATTTCACCTGTATTCTGTGGACATTCCTGAAAACGGCCCCCTGCCCACAGCTTTTTCATTTGAGAACTCCGGCAATTTCGAACTGGTGGGAGAAGTGGTCGAAGCCATTGCACCCAGGATAAAATACGACGATGTATTCGAGATGCAGATCGGCACGTTTGAAGGGAAAGCTCAGTTCCGTCAGCGCATCAGGCCCCTGGCAGATGTGCCTTTTAACATCAAAGGTGAGATTTCGTACATGGTATGCGACGACAAAGGTTGTGTGGCGCTTTACGAAGACTTCGACCTGGTGTACGACGGGCAGCAGTTGTTGGTGGCCGGCGAAGCACCCGCGCAAGTTGTAAGCGAGGCCGGGCGCGCCGACATACTGGGTGGCGATTCCAACCTTTGGATTTTCTTCTTTGTGGCATTTCTGGCCGGTCTGGCTGCCATACTCACCCCTTGCGTCTTCCCTATGATACCGATGACGGTTTCTTTCTTCATGAAAGACAAGGACAAGAAAGTGCAGGGCAAGCTTCAGGCCCTGGTTTATGGCATTTCGATCATCGCTATATACACCCTGATTGGTTCCATCCTGGCTGTGGTAGCTGGGCCTGACATTGCCAACTGGCTCAGCACACACTGGCTGCCAAATATTCTGTTCTTTCTCATCTTCGTCATTTTTGCCGCTTCCTTTTTCGGTATGTTTGAACTCACACTGCCTCACTGGTTGATCAACAAAGCTGATTCGCAGGCAGATAAGGGTGGATATGTGGGGAGCATCTTTATGGCGGTTACCCTGGTGCTCGTTTCGTTTTCATGCACCGGACCAATTGTGGGCGCCATACTTGTGGAATCGGCAGGAGGTCAGGTGCTCAAGCCCATCATCGGCATGTTTGGTTTTTCGCTGGCATTTGCCCTGCCATTCACGCTTTTTGCTTTCTTCCCATCCTGGTTGAGCAATCTGCCAAAATCGGGCGGTTGGCTCAATTCGGTGAAGGTGGTGCTGGGCTTTATCGAGCTGGCGCTCGGGCTTAAGTTTTTGAGCGTTGCCGACCAAACCTACCACTGGGGCATCCTCGACCGGGAGATTTACATCGCATTCTGGATAGTGATTTTCTTCCTGATGGGCATGTATCTGCTTGGCAAACTGCGTTTTGTGCACGACGACGAAGTGCCTTACCTGAGTGTGCCACGATTGATGTTGGCCATCATCACCTTTACATTTGTGGTGTATCTCATTCCGGGCATGTT
This window of the Bacteroidota bacterium genome carries:
- a CDS encoding thioredoxin family protein, whose protein sequence is MACDDTRCTPPTEQDFQFTLNPGGVQASGQPAVEQAVAPQGPLQPVRWAFSAEKVDAGIIELIFDTQIEERFHLYSVDIPENGPLPTAFSFENSGNFELVGEVVEAIAPRIKYDDVFEMQIGTFEGKAQFRQRIRPLADVPFNIKGEISYMVCDDKGCVALYEDFDLVYDGQQLLVAGEAPAQVVSEAGRADILGGDSNLWIFFFVAFLAGLAAILTPCVFPMIPMTVSFFMKDKDKKVQGKLQALVYGISIIAIYTLIGSILAVVAGPDIANWLSTHWLPNILFFLIFVIFAASFFGMFELTLPHWLINKADSQADKGGYVGSIFMAVTLVLVSFSCTGPIVGAILVESAGGQVLKPIIGMFGFSLAFALPFTLFAFFPSWLSNLPKSGGWLNSVKVVLGFIELALGLKFLSVADQTYHWGILDREIYIAFWIVIFFLMGMYLLGKLRFVHDDEVPYLSVPRLMLAIITFTFVVYLIPGMFGAPLKALSGYMPPMATHDFDLNRIIREQARAAGGAAQWQSRLEQCEPPKYADKLHLPHGLEGYFDYEQGLACAKALNKPIFIDFTGHGCVNCREMEANVWSDPRVLQLLQDEYVIIALYVDDKTSLPESEWVTSTYDGKVKKTIGRKWADFQISKFNVNAQPFYVIMGHNGEVLVQPRAYDLNRDAFVRFLQDGVKNFREGTSVFRIPS